One window of the Niallia circulans genome contains the following:
- a CDS encoding LacI family DNA-binding transcriptional regulator — translation MVTIKDIAKLAGVSHTTVSRALNDSPLIKPATKDKIKKIATELHYVPNFNAKSLVNQKSYTIGVFFSSISHGTSSSFLVDVIKGVNSVLDENYSIAVNGIDTLVHFDKIISKRFDGIIVLSQSDTDNAFIYYIQQTGIPLVVLNRRLDDPSIPNVSANDQQGVEQAIDEAISLGHKDLAYINGKSSFRSSAERKQGFINSLSKHQLPIQPEFMVNGDYSMESGFEKMKQLLDLPTPPSLVFCANDDMAIGALKACFLKERKVPHDISIIGFDDTAFAQYSTPALTTIHKPIDKISEIGMQMLIALMNSDTLEETQILVDTFLVKRESLSYPTKQS, via the coding sequence ATGGTTACCATTAAGGATATCGCAAAGCTTGCAGGCGTTTCGCACACCACTGTGTCAAGAGCGCTGAATGATAGTCCCCTTATTAAACCTGCGACAAAAGACAAAATTAAGAAAATCGCAACAGAATTACATTATGTACCAAACTTTAATGCTAAAAGTCTCGTAAACCAGAAATCTTACACAATTGGCGTTTTTTTCTCTAGTATCAGCCATGGTACCAGTTCAAGTTTTCTTGTCGATGTCATAAAAGGTGTAAATTCTGTGCTAGATGAAAACTACAGTATCGCAGTAAATGGAATTGATACTCTAGTCCATTTTGACAAAATCATTTCCAAACGATTTGACGGAATTATCGTCCTAAGTCAAAGTGACACAGACAATGCATTTATTTACTATATACAACAAACTGGCATACCGTTGGTCGTGCTAAATCGCAGACTAGATGATCCTTCTATTCCAAATGTTTCAGCAAACGATCAACAGGGTGTAGAACAAGCCATCGATGAAGCAATTAGCCTTGGTCATAAGGACTTAGCGTACATCAATGGAAAAAGCTCTTTCCGTTCCTCTGCTGAAAGAAAACAAGGATTTATCAATAGCTTGTCGAAGCATCAGCTTCCCATACAGCCTGAATTTATGGTCAATGGGGATTATAGTATGGAAAGCGGCTTTGAAAAAATGAAGCAATTGCTAGACCTGCCGACGCCGCCTAGTCTTGTATTTTGCGCAAACGATGATATGGCAATCGGTGCATTAAAGGCTTGTTTTTTGAAAGAGAGGAAAGTGCCCCATGATATCTCAATCATTGGATTTGATGATACAGCTTTTGCGCAATACTCTACCCCAGCCCTAACCACTATTCATAAGCCTATTGATAAAATCAGCGAAATTGGCATGCAAATGCTTATTGCGTTAATGAATAGCGACACTTTAGAGGAGACACAAATCTTAGTAGACACATTTTTAGTTAAAAGAGAATCGCTTAGTTATCCAACAAAACAGTCATAA